Proteins encoded within one genomic window of Mesobacillus subterraneus:
- a CDS encoding acetate uptake transporter produces the protein MDTQNQTQIKITTADPSAIGLFGLAMVTLVASSQKLGFTDGLSLIIPWAIFLGGLAQLYAAILDGKHNNIFGMTAFGAFGLFWFGVGTTWLIQLGFFGESLAADADVKQLGMAFVGYLIFSVFMTIGALETNKVLFFIFVLIDFLFIGLSLSSFDIFHGATHMLAAIAELGIAILSFYGAAANVLNTHFGRVVLPIGKPFGIFKK, from the coding sequence ATGGATACTCAGAATCAAACACAAATTAAAATTACAACAGCAGATCCATCAGCGATAGGTTTGTTTGGACTGGCAATGGTTACATTGGTTGCATCGTCCCAGAAACTTGGGTTCACAGATGGCTTATCACTCATCATCCCATGGGCTATTTTCCTTGGTGGACTAGCACAGCTTTATGCTGCGATTCTTGATGGCAAGCATAATAATATATTTGGAATGACAGCTTTCGGCGCGTTCGGACTCTTCTGGTTCGGTGTCGGAACGACTTGGCTGATTCAGCTCGGATTTTTCGGTGAAAGCCTTGCCGCAGACGCTGATGTGAAGCAATTGGGAATGGCATTCGTCGGATATTTGATTTTCAGTGTCTTCATGACGATTGGAGCCCTTGAAACAAATAAAGTGTTGTTCTTTATTTTCGTATTGATCGACTTCTTGTTTATTGGACTATCATTAAGCTCATTTGATATTTTCCACGGAGCAACACATATGCTGGCAGCAATAGCTGAACTCGGAATAGCAATTCTTTCCTTCTACGGAGCAGCTGCAAATGTGCTGAATACACACTTTGGACGAGTTGTCCTGCCAATCGGAAAGCCATTCGGGATTTTCAAGAAATAA
- a CDS encoding YwaF family protein, which produces MFSVTGMQEFEMFSAEHLVTLGLFFGVCLGLVVFRNQIRHHKNVLKWMIFWTLVACQVSHQMWLILTGQWQIGDLPLHVCSLSSFLAMYLFFRKSVKGFYVLYFIGTLPAILAMVTPEMSYTFPHFDYIEYFLNHSAIPIAALYFIVFEGYRVPRKAILFTYLVVNIIAVPIFIFNFLFDTNFFYLASPTEAKTILSFFGSGIMYYLNLEVAALIVFSLTYVPMWQLIKKENRRRLVGMYHK; this is translated from the coding sequence ATGTTTTCTGTTACGGGAATGCAGGAGTTTGAAATGTTTTCTGCTGAGCACCTGGTTACCCTGGGACTTTTCTTTGGTGTTTGTCTTGGTTTGGTGGTTTTCCGAAACCAAATCAGGCACCATAAAAACGTTTTGAAATGGATGATCTTTTGGACGCTGGTGGCCTGCCAGGTTTCTCATCAGATGTGGCTCATCCTCACCGGCCAATGGCAAATTGGTGACCTGCCATTACACGTGTGTTCGCTCAGCTCCTTTCTGGCAATGTACCTCTTTTTCAGGAAGAGCGTCAAAGGATTTTATGTCCTCTACTTCATTGGCACCTTGCCGGCCATTTTAGCCATGGTTACACCTGAAATGTCTTACACCTTTCCGCATTTCGACTATATTGAATACTTCCTCAACCACTCAGCCATTCCGATTGCCGCATTGTATTTCATTGTTTTTGAAGGCTACAGAGTTCCCCGCAAAGCCATTCTTTTCACTTATCTTGTCGTGAACATAATTGCCGTTCCAATCTTCATTTTCAATTTCCTTTTTGATACAAACTTCTTCTATTTGGCCAGTCCGACAGAGGCGAAAACAATCCTATCCTTCTTTGGCAGCGGCATCATGTATTATCTGAACCTTGAAGTTGCGGCTCTAATAGTATTTAGCCTCACCTATGTCCCGATGTGGCAGCTGATAAAAAAAGAGAACCGAAGACGGCTGGTGGGGATGTATCATAAATAG
- a CDS encoding sensor histidine kinase has translation MRWGLKPRLILAFVSIIIVPIAASILFMTFYSAGMEERAGRSEDELDVLLTETKESINENAEHLEDPDLFYEKVRPLMQKYQIGLTVYTSEGETLFNSSAYQKRQEASIWLDRIGKLNVDVLTEEHGELSAEIQAHSLTVPPFSQFKEMIYAIFGAIGIGLAVLLALILLWTWYISKTILQPLKEIYHATEEVIEGNLDYKIRYGKRDEIGRFIHGFDLMRDHLKKSIEQQRQYERARKQLIASISHDLRTPLASIKGYVEGLEDGIAKNEKMQKKYYSVIKSKTNQLDRLIEDLFEFSKFELDQLSIDKKLVNSSTFFQEAFHSAQLDYQEVELVLAERLPSVSLQIDSGRIKQVMENLIDNAVKYGGTNILLKVVNYDGFLKISIKDNGQGIAEEDLPFIFNPFFRGEKSRSRESGGTGLGLAIVKYIVEAHGGEILAVSEPGKGSEFIFTLPLYLRQK, from the coding sequence ATGAGGTGGGGGCTGAAACCGCGGTTAATCCTCGCCTTTGTCAGCATTATCATTGTGCCGATAGCGGCATCCATTTTGTTCATGACCTTTTATTCGGCAGGTATGGAAGAGCGGGCAGGCAGGAGCGAAGATGAACTCGATGTGCTTTTAACAGAGACAAAGGAAAGTATTAATGAAAATGCTGAACATCTTGAGGATCCAGATCTTTTTTACGAAAAAGTGAGGCCGTTGATGCAAAAATACCAGATTGGATTGACTGTTTATACGTCTGAAGGGGAGACTTTATTCAACTCGTCAGCGTATCAAAAAAGGCAGGAAGCATCCATATGGCTTGATCGGATCGGAAAGCTTAATGTTGACGTTCTGACTGAGGAGCATGGCGAGCTGTCTGCGGAGATCCAGGCTCATTCTCTTACCGTTCCTCCATTTAGCCAGTTCAAAGAAATGATTTATGCCATCTTTGGAGCGATTGGTATTGGCCTGGCGGTCCTGCTTGCGCTGATTTTACTATGGACATGGTATATTTCCAAGACGATCCTCCAGCCTTTGAAGGAAATATATCATGCGACAGAAGAAGTAATTGAAGGGAATCTGGACTATAAGATCAGATATGGAAAAAGGGATGAAATTGGCAGGTTCATCCATGGCTTTGACTTGATGCGTGATCACTTGAAAAAATCAATTGAGCAGCAGCGGCAATATGAACGGGCGCGAAAGCAATTGATCGCGAGCATCTCCCATGATTTAAGGACACCGCTTGCCTCGATCAAGGGCTATGTGGAAGGATTGGAAGACGGAATTGCCAAGAATGAGAAGATGCAGAAGAAGTATTATTCAGTCATCAAATCAAAGACAAATCAGCTGGACAGGCTGATTGAAGATTTGTTCGAGTTCTCGAAGTTCGAGCTTGATCAGCTATCAATTGATAAGAAACTTGTGAACAGCTCTACGTTTTTCCAGGAGGCCTTTCATAGTGCGCAATTGGACTATCAGGAGGTAGAATTAGTGCTTGCTGAGCGACTTCCGTCTGTCAGCCTGCAAATAGACAGTGGCAGAATCAAGCAAGTCATGGAAAACTTGATTGATAATGCAGTCAAATACGGCGGGACGAACATCCTGTTAAAAGTAGTGAACTATGATGGATTTCTTAAAATCAGTATTAAGGATAATGGACAAGGAATTGCAGAAGAAGATTTGCCATTCATTTTCAATCCATTCTTCCGTGGTGAAAAATCTCGCTCAAGAGAATCCGGCGGTACAGGGCTGGGTCTTGCAATTGTAAAATACATCGTCGAAGCACACGGCGGAGAAATCCTGGCCGTGAGCGAACCGGGAAAAGGGAGCGAGTTTATTTTCACCCTGCCTTTGTATCTGAGACAGAAGTGA
- a CDS encoding response regulator transcription factor: MEEDLILIVEDEREIAELVRDYLEAEGYRSVLAFDGLDGVNQFIEHRPTVAVLDVMLPKMDGIELCRRIRAESNIPIIIMSAKKSDTDKIIGLGIGADDYVTKPFSPGELVARIKAQLRRFKHLSVQKETENTIRYPGLEINLKEYTVQADGRQVELSAKEFQMLAFMAANKGQVFTKEQLLENVWGYQHVGDSNTITVYVRKLREKIEPDPSEPRFIKTVWGIGYKFAGGSQ, from the coding sequence ATGGAAGAAGATTTAATTTTAATTGTGGAAGATGAACGTGAGATTGCCGAGCTTGTCCGTGATTACCTGGAAGCGGAAGGATATCGCAGTGTTCTGGCTTTTGACGGGCTTGACGGAGTGAATCAATTTATTGAACATAGGCCCACGGTGGCAGTGCTCGATGTCATGCTGCCAAAAATGGATGGGATTGAGCTTTGCCGCAGGATCAGGGCTGAATCTAATATTCCGATCATTATCATGAGCGCGAAGAAGAGTGATACTGATAAAATCATTGGACTCGGGATTGGCGCGGATGATTATGTGACAAAACCATTCAGCCCGGGTGAACTTGTTGCCAGGATCAAGGCCCAGCTTAGACGGTTCAAGCATCTGTCTGTCCAAAAGGAAACTGAAAATACGATTAGGTATCCTGGACTTGAAATCAATTTGAAAGAATATACCGTTCAAGCGGACGGAAGGCAGGTCGAACTTTCAGCAAAGGAATTCCAGATGCTCGCCTTCATGGCGGCCAACAAAGGCCAGGTATTCACAAAAGAGCAGCTTCTCGAAAACGTCTGGGGCTATCAGCATGTCGGTGATAGTAACACGATTACTGTTTATGTGAGGAAGCTTCGCGAAAAAATTGAACCTGACCCGTCAGAACCACGGTTCATTAAAACAGTCTGGGGAATTGGCTATAAATTCGCTGGTGGCAGCCAATGA
- a CDS encoding ABC transporter permease, translating into MNHFLRLIHNENIKIYKRTGTWVMIGILVLIVAFVGIFTKFVLDPGSNADWKTQLSAENAQLTESLESAPMLEAQKRMLKERIALNEYRIEHDVAPIDRDSLWGYMVDTTTFTGLAALFTIVIAAGIVASEFSWGTVKLLLIRPVSRTKVLLAKYASTLLFALLMLVLLFSASFLFGILFFGFSGTETPYLSYSNGSVVEQNMVTHIIELFGFRSIDLIMMVTLAFMISTVFRSSSLAIGISLFLMFTGPQIVQLLSQYNWSKYILFANTDLQQYTTGTPLVEGMTMTFSIVMLLIYFALFAFLSLFIFNKRDVAA; encoded by the coding sequence ATGAACCATTTTTTAAGATTGATTCATAATGAGAATATAAAAATCTATAAACGAACCGGTACATGGGTGATGATCGGAATTCTGGTACTCATCGTAGCCTTTGTTGGTATTTTTACAAAATTTGTACTCGACCCTGGCAGCAACGCTGACTGGAAGACTCAGCTGAGCGCTGAAAATGCCCAGCTTACAGAGAGTCTCGAATCTGCACCAATGCTCGAAGCCCAAAAGCGAATGTTAAAAGAAAGGATTGCTCTGAATGAGTACAGGATCGAACATGATGTAGCGCCAATAGATCGAGATTCACTTTGGGGATACATGGTTGATACCACAACATTCACTGGACTTGCGGCTTTGTTTACAATCGTTATTGCTGCGGGAATTGTAGCAAGTGAGTTTTCCTGGGGGACGGTCAAGCTGCTGCTTATTCGCCCTGTTAGCAGAACAAAAGTCCTCCTGGCGAAATATGCTTCGACCTTGTTATTCGCACTTTTGATGCTTGTTTTATTATTCAGTGCATCTTTCTTGTTCGGAATCCTGTTTTTTGGCTTCAGCGGTACGGAAACGCCTTATCTGTCTTATAGCAATGGAAGTGTCGTTGAGCAGAATATGGTCACCCATATTATTGAGCTGTTCGGCTTCAGGAGCATCGATTTGATCATGATGGTCACTCTGGCTTTCATGATTTCGACTGTATTCCGCAGCAGCTCGCTCGCAATCGGCATTTCTTTGTTCCTGATGTTCACGGGCCCGCAGATCGTCCAGCTGTTAAGCCAGTATAACTGGTCAAAATACATCCTGTTTGCGAACACGGATCTGCAGCAGTACACCACGGGGACACCGCTCGTTGAAGGGATGACGATGACATTTTCCATCGTAATGCTACTGATCTATTTCGCGCTGTTCGCTTTTCTATCGCTGTTCATTTTTAACAAGCGCGACGTTGCAGCTTAA
- a CDS encoding ABC transporter ATP-binding protein, with product MKKPIVEIKNLKKVIGNKTIIHGISMDVFPGEVFGFLGTNGAGKTTTIRMMVGLMGITEGEVLINGFSIEKNFEKAISHVGGIIENPEMYKFLSGYDNLLQYARMLPNPVKKERINEIVKLVGLEKRIHEKVRGYSLGMRQRLGLAQALLHSPALLILDEPTNGLDPAGIREIRTYIRKIAHEEGMAVFVSSHMLSEMQLMCDRIGIIQDGRRLVSVETVGDFVGDKVSTALEIEPVENAKEFVGKTFPEMNPEVKGNQLYVEANREKVPALVKALAEKNFEIYQISSGNKTLEEKFLEMTEEK from the coding sequence ATGAAAAAACCGATTGTTGAGATAAAGAATTTGAAGAAGGTAATTGGAAACAAAACGATTATCCATGGAATCAGCATGGATGTATTTCCTGGTGAGGTATTTGGTTTCCTTGGGACGAATGGGGCGGGGAAGACAACGACAATCCGGATGATGGTTGGGTTGATGGGCATTACGGAAGGTGAAGTGCTGATCAATGGTTTCAGTATCGAAAAGAACTTTGAAAAGGCGATTTCGCATGTTGGCGGAATCATCGAAAATCCGGAGATGTACAAGTTCCTCTCTGGTTATGATAATTTGCTTCAGTATGCGCGGATGCTGCCGAATCCTGTGAAAAAGGAAAGAATCAATGAAATCGTCAAGCTGGTAGGGCTTGAGAAACGGATTCATGAAAAGGTCCGGGGTTATTCGCTTGGAATGAGGCAGAGGCTTGGTCTTGCGCAGGCATTGCTCCATTCTCCTGCGCTGCTAATCCTGGATGAACCGACAAATGGACTGGATCCCGCAGGAATCAGGGAAATCCGTACCTATATCCGCAAAATTGCCCATGAGGAAGGAATGGCCGTCTTTGTATCCAGCCATATGCTATCAGAGATGCAGCTGATGTGTGACCGGATTGGCATTATCCAGGATGGCCGCCGTCTTGTCAGCGTTGAAACAGTGGGTGACTTTGTTGGAGATAAAGTAAGTACCGCGCTGGAAATAGAGCCAGTCGAAAATGCGAAAGAGTTCGTTGGGAAAACTTTCCCTGAGATGAATCCTGAAGTAAAAGGAAACCAGCTATACGTAGAGGCGAACCGTGAAAAGGTTCCAGCCCTCGTTAAGGCGTTGGCGGAAAAAAATTTCGAGATTTATCAAATTTCTTCTGGAAATAAGACGCTGGAGGAAAAATTCCTGGAAATGACGGAGGAGAAATAA
- a CDS encoding SDR family oxidoreductase has translation MTLLVTGFNGKVGYEVAQKLKAKQIPMKCAVRNVERAREQHGSEFDFVALDFSKPVTFTKALEGVNGIFLMYPPGDRIEFEAFLSQAKRKGVSHIVYLSVKDVQFMPFIHHFKNEKLIKKAGVPYTFLRAGYFMQNLNDFLYKELKERKRIFVPAGKGRTSFVDARDIAEVAAIALSSPAEHRNKNYVITGNEALDFYEVVRIMSEVIGRKIEYSNPSVKEFKNYMTSLISDENFINVVVGIHIPTKLGLAKGIKDDFEKVTGRKPTNIREFIEDYQEVWL, from the coding sequence ATGACTTTATTGGTGACTGGGTTCAACGGCAAGGTTGGTTATGAGGTAGCGCAGAAGTTAAAGGCGAAGCAAATCCCGATGAAATGTGCTGTCCGTAATGTGGAGCGGGCCAGAGAGCAGCATGGTTCCGAATTTGATTTTGTCGCGCTTGATTTTTCAAAACCGGTAACCTTTACGAAGGCGTTGGAGGGAGTAAATGGGATTTTCCTTATGTATCCGCCAGGAGATCGCATCGAGTTTGAAGCCTTTCTCTCACAGGCTAAGAGGAAAGGTGTCAGCCATATTGTCTACCTCTCGGTGAAGGATGTACAATTCATGCCATTTATCCACCATTTTAAAAATGAAAAATTAATAAAGAAAGCCGGAGTTCCGTATACGTTTTTGCGTGCAGGGTATTTCATGCAAAATTTGAATGACTTTTTATACAAGGAGCTAAAGGAGCGAAAACGCATCTTCGTTCCTGCCGGAAAAGGGAGGACCAGCTTTGTCGATGCCAGGGATATTGCCGAAGTGGCAGCGATTGCCTTGAGCAGCCCTGCAGAGCACAGGAATAAAAATTACGTCATTACCGGAAATGAAGCGCTGGATTTTTATGAAGTGGTCAGGATTATGTCAGAGGTTATTGGCAGGAAGATAGAGTACTCAAACCCATCAGTGAAAGAATTCAAAAATTATATGACTTCTTTGATAAGCGATGAGAATTTTATAAATGTTGTAGTCGGCATCCACATACCGACTAAACTAGGTCTGGCAAAAGGCATAAAAGATGATTTTGAAAAAGTAACTGGAAGAAAGCCAACCAATATTAGAGAGTTTATCGAGGATTATCAGGAAGTTTGGCTTTGA
- a CDS encoding TetR/AcrR family transcriptional regulator: protein MTMKETSRDKLISTASRLFQLQGYHGTGLNHILKESGAPKGSLYYYFPDGKEQLAVESVRITAEHVSSRIKRGLDQKTDAIEAIQGFIEKMAEQYQNDSSQEGVPIAAVALETALFSQPIREACQSGYESFQQVFTDKLLQSGYEESRARELGIVINTMIEGAFLLSFTMGNNKPLLLAAKNIPALLK from the coding sequence GTGACGATGAAAGAGACTTCAAGGGATAAATTAATCAGTACGGCATCGCGGTTATTCCAGCTGCAGGGATATCATGGAACGGGACTGAATCATATTTTAAAAGAAAGTGGCGCTCCGAAGGGTTCTTTATACTATTATTTTCCTGATGGAAAGGAACAGCTTGCGGTTGAGTCCGTTCGAATAACGGCGGAGCATGTTAGTAGCCGCATCAAACGGGGGCTGGATCAAAAAACTGATGCCATTGAAGCGATTCAAGGTTTTATAGAAAAAATGGCAGAGCAATATCAGAATGACAGCAGCCAAGAAGGCGTTCCAATTGCCGCTGTTGCACTTGAGACCGCTCTTTTCAGCCAGCCGATCAGGGAAGCTTGTCAAAGCGGCTACGAGAGTTTCCAGCAAGTGTTTACCGATAAACTGCTTCAATCAGGCTATGAAGAAAGCAGGGCAAGGGAACTTGGAATCGTCATTAACACCATGATCGAAGGCGCATTTTTATTGTCTTTTACAATGGGTAATAATAAACCTCTGTTATTGGCTGCTAAAAACATTCCGGCACTTTTGAAGTGA
- a CDS encoding ABC transporter ATP-binding protein, with protein MSSEVLSITGLTKSYGSKEVLKGIDLKVHKGEIIGYIGPNGAGKSTTVKLMLGLEEGYSGQIEIFGEDIAKQGESYKRRIGYIPETSEMYDSLTAQEYLTFVAELYGMDYDDADRKAKQLFDVFGLSEVYQSRISSFSKGMRQKTLIVSSFLHNPDLLFLDEPLTGLDANSVMVFKEILAMFAAEGKTIFYSSHIMDVVEKISNRIVLLHGGHIVANGSFEELKSQSKEGSLENIFNQMTGFHEHQDRASEFVSIVKEG; from the coding sequence ATGTCTTCGGAAGTATTATCAATTACCGGCCTGACAAAATCGTATGGCAGCAAAGAGGTCCTCAAGGGAATAGATTTGAAGGTTCATAAAGGTGAAATCATTGGATACATAGGTCCTAATGGCGCTGGTAAAAGTACGACGGTAAAACTGATGCTTGGCCTTGAAGAAGGATATTCGGGGCAGATTGAGATTTTTGGCGAGGATATTGCGAAGCAAGGTGAAAGTTACAAACGGAGGATCGGTTATATTCCCGAGACTTCGGAAATGTATGATTCGCTTACAGCTCAGGAGTATTTGACGTTCGTTGCCGAGCTGTATGGGATGGATTATGACGATGCAGACCGGAAAGCGAAGCAGCTGTTCGATGTATTTGGGCTGAGTGAGGTCTATCAATCACGGATTTCTTCTTTTTCGAAAGGCATGAGGCAGAAGACGCTGATTGTTTCGAGCTTCTTACACAATCCTGACTTGCTGTTCCTTGATGAGCCGCTGACGGGTCTCGATGCGAATAGTGTGATGGTTTTCAAAGAAATACTTGCCATGTTCGCTGCAGAAGGGAAAACGATCTTTTATTCGTCCCATATCATGGACGTCGTCGAGAAAATCAGCAACCGGATCGTCTTGCTTCATGGCGGTCATATCGTGGCGAATGGAAGTTTTGAAGAATTGAAGAGTCAGAGCAAAGAAGGGTCACTTGAGAATATCTTCAATCAGATGACCGGATTCCATGAGCACCAGGATCGTGCCTCTGAATTTGTATCCATCGTTAAGGAGGGGTGA
- a CDS encoding methyl-accepting chemotaxis protein encodes MTNELMLKNRIMTYLSAGVVALSVIVYVLHRFFHLFEDYLLANGLSTSNEGILELVLLIIPAFSMVAALTFLLRGVYHEYLPLLNTITLTFASISLIASGNGMVEYHFSIFMVIAMIAYYESIKMILVSTVLFAVQHLVGYFTVPEIICGTDQYPFGVLIVHAIFLIFTSGATILQISMKKKYIQQVEVEREEKRLQFKHLLSNLQNTSDKIMDTTSHLVGNILKTSTSSKEIASAMQQIASGTDLQSSSTKESSTAMNEMAVGIQRIAESSGIVSQRSQESVDEAKKGADSILKTRKQMESVDVSVKDLALTIDSMGMKSNEIDRIVQVITQITEQTNLLALNASIEAARAGEHGRGFAVVAEEVRKLAEQSKGSAADITRIVQEIQQVTSAAKHSIDKGIMEVSEDLPGECKTNRPCLRQHRPFCRRGRGSNRGSVGSSSANVCKL; translated from the coding sequence GTGACCAATGAATTAATGCTGAAAAACCGGATCATGACGTATTTGAGTGCTGGAGTTGTAGCGCTATCAGTTATAGTGTATGTGCTGCATCGTTTCTTTCATCTGTTTGAGGATTATCTATTGGCAAATGGGCTGAGCACCAGTAATGAAGGAATTCTGGAACTGGTCCTGCTAATCATTCCCGCCTTTTCAATGGTTGCGGCTCTGACGTTTTTGCTTAGGGGAGTTTACCACGAGTACCTGCCCTTATTGAATACAATCACGCTCACTTTTGCTTCGATCTCGCTCATCGCTAGCGGGAATGGAATGGTGGAGTATCACTTTTCTATTTTCATGGTGATTGCCATGATTGCTTATTATGAGTCTATTAAAATGATCCTTGTCTCAACTGTATTGTTTGCTGTCCAGCATTTAGTAGGCTATTTTACAGTGCCTGAAATCATTTGCGGAACGGACCAGTATCCTTTTGGCGTTCTTATAGTGCATGCCATTTTCTTGATTTTTACAAGCGGGGCAACGATTCTTCAAATTTCAATGAAAAAGAAATATATCCAGCAGGTAGAGGTTGAACGGGAGGAGAAAAGACTGCAGTTTAAACACCTTTTATCCAACCTCCAAAACACGTCTGATAAAATCATGGATACAACGAGCCATTTGGTTGGCAATATTTTAAAAACATCCACTTCATCAAAAGAGATTGCTTCCGCTATGCAGCAAATTGCAAGCGGCACTGACCTTCAATCGAGTTCGACGAAAGAGAGCTCCACGGCTATGAATGAGATGGCTGTCGGGATCCAGCGAATTGCAGAGAGTTCAGGCATTGTTTCACAGCGCTCTCAGGAAAGTGTGGATGAAGCGAAAAAAGGCGCAGATTCAATCCTGAAAACAAGGAAGCAGATGGAATCCGTTGATGTTTCCGTGAAAGATCTCGCATTGACGATTGATAGTATGGGAATGAAATCAAACGAAATTGATCGCATTGTTCAAGTCATCACGCAGATCACAGAGCAGACGAACCTGCTGGCGTTAAATGCCAGCATAGAAGCTGCGCGTGCAGGAGAGCATGGAAGAGGCTTTGCGGTAGTGGCAGAGGAAGTGCGAAAGCTGGCGGAGCAATCAAAAGGATCTGCTGCCGATATTACCAGGATCGTGCAGGAAATTCAGCAAGTCACCTCAGCAGCCAAGCACTCGATCGATAAAGGAATCATGGAAGTAAGCGAAGACCTGCCTGGAGAATGTAAAACAAACCGACCATGTCTTAGACAGCATCGTCCATTTTGCCGAAGAGGTCGCGGTTCAAATCGAGGAAGTGTCGGCAGTAGCTCAGCAAATGTCTGCAAGCTCTGA
- a CDS encoding sulfite exporter TauE/SafE family protein has translation MDYILLFFIGIIATTIGTLAGGGGLISLPAMLVLGMPVHSAIAANKVSNTISSFSSFIHLYREKKVTFKESFWIMPVSLSGGVSGGIIASKISSEDMYIVAIGLLVFAFLVSVIKKGDLSGDQPLKVSGKSVLGLYAIGIYDGLFGPGQGTLMLYLFGYLNIAYIRAVGYVRLATFSSCLGAAVTYISTGAVIWPLTIALMLGSVTGAQIGVRIASKLKPQYVKPILRLMTVALVIQIFLEKVL, from the coding sequence ATGGATTATATCCTTCTTTTTTTCATTGGAATTATAGCAACGACGATTGGAACTCTTGCGGGAGGCGGGGGATTGATCAGTTTGCCGGCGATGCTTGTCCTTGGCATGCCTGTTCATTCTGCGATTGCTGCTAATAAAGTTTCGAATACGATCAGCTCTTTCTCCAGCTTTATTCATCTTTACAGGGAAAAGAAAGTAACTTTTAAGGAATCCTTTTGGATTATGCCGGTCAGCCTGAGCGGTGGGGTAAGCGGAGGTATCATTGCATCAAAGATATCAAGTGAAGACATGTATATTGTCGCGATTGGTTTGCTGGTGTTTGCATTTTTAGTCTCGGTCATTAAGAAAGGGGACTTGTCCGGGGATCAGCCATTAAAGGTTTCGGGAAAAAGTGTTCTAGGTTTATATGCAATCGGGATTTACGACGGACTATTCGGTCCTGGACAGGGGACGCTGATGCTTTATTTGTTTGGTTATTTGAACATAGCCTACATTCGGGCAGTCGGATACGTTCGTCTTGCCACGTTTTCAAGCTGTTTAGGCGCAGCTGTAACCTACATTTCAACTGGAGCTGTGATCTGGCCGCTGACCATCGCCTTGATGCTGGGTTCGGTGACGGGAGCGCAAATTGGTGTGCGCATCGCGAGTAAGCTGAAGCCGCAATACGTAAAACCCATTTTACGATTGATGACGGTGGCATTGGTGATTCAAATCTTTTTGGAAAAAGTGTTGTAG